The genome window ATTGAGATGGGTTCCCTGTCCGGTCACTCAACGGAGAACAGGGTGATCAGTGGTGTGCGGAAAGATGGTTGCAGCGAGCGACTTTCAGGCACGCTCAACCAGAAAGAACATGAGCAGGAAATCTCGTGTCTCGAACGGAATGTCGTCATTGATAATGAAGGAGACGATGTCGACAATCTGCTACCAATGGTGATATGCTACTCAATCTCAAGTAGCAGCGAGATTTCCCCCCCCTCTCTTCACCCCTTAgcctcctcccttcctacTCCTACCTTCACCCCTCATGCCCACTCGCCCCTCTGCGCATCCATAcgcatcttcatcgacatcttcccGAATCGTCCGTCCTTCCAATCCGATCCACCGACTCTATCCCCTCTTCTCGGGTCTGACCTTCCACGTGATCACTGCGAAGCTCGAGACGGAGGTCGGCCGGATATACGAGTGTATTGATGATCTCGGAGGCAGATGTGTGGGGGTGGAGGAATGTAAGATCGTAGTGAGTGCGATCAAGGGAAGAGCGAGGTTGTTGAGGTCTCTAGGAAAAGAATGgatcgtgagtgtcttGTCGCAGTGTTTCGAATACCTCGCTTCGCTAGATAGTCAAGCACTAACCCTGATACTATGAATCACCCGTGATTCTCTTTGTTCTGTCAGGATATCAAACCGATAGTAACGACAGGATACATCTTTGACACTTATCAACTATGTCTCGAATCGGCTTCAGCGTCCAACGTAGAATCTGTCCCACACTTGCCTCCGAGATCAAAATACCAAGTCACATTCCCCATACCTAGCCCTGTATCCAATCcatctttccccttcccaccGAAAGTACCACGACTGATATCGAGcgacgaagagaatgaTGTGAAAAAACCTGTTCTGAAACGAACACGTGTGAGCGGAGGCGACGGCGACGGCAGGAATGGGACTCGAGGTGTGAAGAAGCAAGAGAtagtggaagagggattAGTGGGAGGGCAGAATGGTGATGATAAGAGGGGGATCAAGACGGAGGAATgggtcgaagaaggtgataTGACGTTGTttgatgaagatgtcagATTCGAGGATATACCTGCTTTGTGCTGTTTGAGAGGGAGTCCATTAGTATGTGTGAATCAAGATATCGTGAGTTAGCCTTGTCCTCCTGACCCATGTACTGGAAACCTTATCGTCCTAATCCAGTCACGTATATATTGCCTTAGTTTTAGGGGAGGAATGTTCAGACGCTGATTGAAGCCTTTCACCACTTACTAGGTCACCGCTATCAAGCCCATCTTCCAGGAAAGAGAGTACGAAGAGGCACAGCAGAAGAACTCGAATGTCCTGAGCtatcgaagaagtctgAGTGTGAGTCTTGCGTCCACTGAGGTCGGGCCCAATCAATCCTTGTCATCCGCAAAGGGGGTTTTGCTACTTCACACCGAGACTGGAAGGTCATACCCCAAGAGTCGTGACTTTTTGATTGAGTGCGAAGGCAAGGAAGCGAAAGTGCTGATGACAGGTGTTGTTCATCCTCGTAGATGCTCAAATGTAAGTGGACACGCCTGACatcgagctcgacatcTGACTGGTCCCCCAAGCTGTACCTAGGCGACTGAAATCAGGTAAAGAGGCTATGAAACTGCTGGGCGTGGGTGATAAGGTCGCACAAAGGGTATGTGCAGCGGAGACAGTCGTTCCGAGGTCTGACTGTGCATCAGAGATGGTCCGGGCTTACTTTGCAAATCTTTCGACCAGATCGACGAATTCCTTCAATCCGGCTATGTAGCAGAATCAGAAGCTATTCTCGCCTCTTCACGTTTTCAAGCTCTCGAGCTATTCGCCTCAGTTTACACGATAGGCCATCACAAGGCTAAGGACCTTTATGATAGACACTACTGTCGCACACTAGAAGACGTGAGATTACACTTTGAAGctgtggaggaggagagtcCGGAAGTCAGGATGAAGGATAGGTTGAGGCGGAGGAAAAGAGGCGGAATGAAACAGGTTGAGATCGTGGAGGAGTGGATAGCGCTCAaagatgagctggatgCGAAGTAGGTGTTTTGAGGTCGATCGGATCTCTCGATAAAAATAGGAGCTAACACTCACTGAATTGTAGGATACCCCGCGAAGAAGTTCAGGAAATAGCGGATTGTGTGATGGAACATCTCGACGTGTTCATTCCTGGCTGTGAATATACCATTTGTGGAGGGTCAGTCGGTCACCTTTGCATTACGATAGGAAATCTAGCTGATGCCATTGGGTGATTGCAGGTATAGAAGGGGCAAACCGCAATCGAACGATGTAGATGTAGTGTTCGCTCCCCCGAAACAAGACCAGGACATCGGTTTACTGAAAGATTTGTATCTACGACTCTCGGATTTAGGAATAATCACTCATGTCCTGCGTGAGTGTCCTATCTCATCGACGGCACTTGAAACAAACGATGTTAGATCTGTGAGCTAACCGAGCGAAATTTGTCGTAgatgtcactcaccgtGAAGAGGACGTTCCTATCCACGCTTCGCCACAGAACTTTGACAATCTAGACAAAGCTTTTGTGATCTTCAAGCTACCAGGGAAAGGTCGCCTGCACAGACGTGTAGATCTGATCAGTGCACCGAGGGATCGATATGCTTCTGCTGTGCTGAGCTGGTCAGGCAGTATGATGTTTGAGCGGGAtctcaagtgagtgtgcATGTTATCGACGGTTATGCCATCTCTCAAGGCTTTAGCGGCATACCTTATGGATTGGAAGATAGTCGAGCCGAGCTGATACTGTATATGTGTGCGCAGACGATATGCAGAGAacgagtgagtgtcatCGTCTTTGAACCGAAGGCCACCCTCGAATTGGAAGAATTAACGATGGGGTCTTTTGTCGTTTTAGACGTGGCTACAAGTTCCGAGCAGGGCTCATCAAAATCACTACAGGGGAAGAATTCAATCTGAAGACGGAACGGGACATTTTCAGCTTTCTCGGTCTGAGATATGTACCTCCGGAATTGAGAAATGCAGATGGGTAGGACATGTGTTGGTGAGGTCATGTGCGGAAAGGAACGAAGGAAAGAGGGACGCTTCATATGAACGAACAAGTGTTCTGCTGGTAGGAGTCGAATCCTAGGCGTGGACATATTCGGGAGTGTATCTTGGGCAGATCTATAGGACATCGGATCAGGGAATGGGATAGGAAAAGGAATATGTTGTATGTTGTACCGTAGCTATCATCTTGTCGGATTGTGGGATGAAAGGGATCTGCGGAGTACGCCGCCACTTTTAAcgaaatgatgatgattcgAGCATGGACCGACCGACTCAAAATTCGGACTCGGGGGATAGGTTGAATCTACTGTTGATTGACCCGCCAACGTGTTGTTCAAGTCCTTGCATCCAACATACATCTGATATCTGATACCTGTGTAACTTATATCTGGGACACCCGTTCATCAGCATCGGCGAGACATAGCGTCGTATAACCCCACACAACACACTTGGACCATCGCTCAAACATCTTGACATCCCATCTCGCCAGATCCCCTATCCACCCCTACATTCCAAACCCCCCTTGCGACGACatgtcctcatccaccgCCCAATCTCTCCCGAATCCAACAGACAAGAACCCTTACTCGGCCCTTATCCAACAACAGATCGCGCTCATACCCTCGTTCCAGCTCGAATCGGGCACAACGCTCACCGACGTCCCTGTTGCGTTCAAGACGTGGGGAAAGTTgaatgagaggagagataaCTGTCTGGTGATCTGTCATGCTTTGACGGGAAGCGCGGATGTGGAAGATTGGTGAGCGGTCTCCCTCTCGTGTCTTGTTCATATGTGCGATATCGTCTGAGTATATGGCCGGAAGTTGGATCTGGCTTGGTAGTGGACTTTGGACGGGTTCGTTGGGATCCTCCCGAATGAGCTTGATCTCATacttcctccctctccaacaACCCTCCCTCCGTGGCTCAAGGTCGAGCTCTGCGTTTGCTTGCGATTGTGCAGGGGTGTCTTTGAGACATATGTCATGCACCTCTGCAACATGACCACACTCGTTTCTCTTGTCGTTGTATTGACTTGGTCTGCCACCTCCCCTTTCTCAGGTGGGGTCCTCTCCTAGGTCCCGATCGAGCATTTGACCCGACCAgattcttcatcttctgtgCCAACGTCATCGGATCGCCTTACGGTACTGTCTCGAGCGTCACAACGAATCCTGACACGAACAAACCTTATGGACCTGAGATGCCGGGTAGTAGTGTCAAGGACGATGTGCGGTAAGTCCGGTTGGACGAGGATCGAGAGAGTCCTGCAAGTGCTGATCTGTTCATTGATCTCCCGAATTGTCCATTCCGACTCAAACTTTATCTGTCCAACACGGCCATCTTTTATGCTCCTTTGTTGTATACTATCTCTCAtatcatccctctccctccctcaaCATGGACAACCCCTGAACTCCCGCAGACTACACTACTCCATTCTCCGCTCGCTCGGCGTCAAGTTGGTCGCAGCAGCTATCGGTGGCTCGATGGGAGGTATGACTGTTCTCGAGTGGCCCCTCAATACACCTCCCGGCTTCGTGCGCGCCATCGTTCCTCTCGCTACCTCTGCTCGACACTCTGCCTGGTGTATCTCATGGGGCGAAGCTCAAAGACAATCGATCTACTCTGATCCGGACTATCGCGATGGATACTACTATGAGTCTGAAGATGGAACCATCGACTTGACTCAGCAACCTACGAGAGGATTAGCAGCTGCTCGAATGGCCGCACTGTTGACTtatcgatctcgagatAGTTTCGAGAGTCGATTCGGTCGAAGAGCCGGTGTGGGAGGGAAGAGTAAAGTCCCCAAAGGCGGTGTGAGGATTATGGGAGGGAAAGAAACGACTGATCCGAGTGTCCCTTCCGAGAGTGACCTGAGAACACCTCGTGAGAAAGCTTGGAGAGAACACAACGATGGATATAGGAGTTCGTCGAACGTCATGTCGAGGCGGGGATCAGATTCAGGACGGAGTAGTCATAGtcatggtgatggtgatggtcaaggagagggagaaggttCGAAAGCGGTCACTAAAGTTGCGGAAACGGGTACAGCTACGAACGGGGATAAGAAGCTGGGCACTGGAGGCGATAACACCCCGAAGATCTTCTCAGCGCAGAGCTACCTCCGTTACCAGGgtgacaaggtgagctagCAATTTGTGAGGGATCACATGGCATACCTAGCTGACACTGTTGGATCTCCGTCTCATAGTTCACCGGTCGATTTGACGCCAATTGTTACATCCACATCACTCGTAAACTCGACACGCACGATCTGTCACACCCTTCAAACGATtcgtccctctcctcactATCATTCGCTCTACCACCTCTTCCCGccgaagtggaagatgcCGACGCTTCTCAAAACGTCGAAGAACCAGACTACACGTCTCGTCTGACCCATGCGCTCTCGCTCGAACCGCCCGCCTTGGTCATCGGCATAGAATCCGATGGActcttcaccacctcgGAACAGAAAGAGTTGGCGGCCTATATCCCCGATGCGGAACTGGTGGTCATCCCAAGTCCGGACGGCCATGATGGATTCCTGTTGGAATTCGAGGCTATAAACGGCTGGGTGGAAGGGTggttgatgaggaagatgccgGAGTTTTACGGAGAAAGAGTCGTTCCTCTGGAAGAATATGGgaaagagcaagaaggtggagatggttggggggtcaagaaggaaagTGTGTTtggagaagcggaagcggaTGTTACAAGGTGGTAGACCATGGGCATCTCCAAATGGCGGGGTTATCGGGACTGGGACACAGAAGGGTTTACCATGGCCCGTCTACTATGGCGTCTTTGAGGACAGCCCTGGGTCTCCGTCAGAGTGGGCACAAGTCAAATTTATAAGGCAACTTGTATCGAGAGTGCAAAAGGCGGAACGCTACATGAATTCATGATAAAGCTACAACCATTTCGTGTGACACGTCACGGACTACCCAACCTTGCGGGGAGATCGATCATTATGATCAAATCTAAAAACACTACAAGAGGAAAAGATACGGGTCTATATTGAGCGAAACGATCAATGCCACCGCTCAACTGTTGTTGAGACCCCAATGCTCTACAGGAGCTTCAATCGgacccttcttcgatcccagaggaagaggtacCGAGACATTATACTTGTACCCTTTCCCACTAgccttcgtcttctcatcatcgaaagACCAACCACCTTGTTTCAATATCGACGGAGTCTGATCGCCGCCATCCatgtctttcttctcgtcaaTTGTCCATTGTCCATCATTGTCATCGCCCCATCTCAATCCCACTTTCTCTTGGACGGGTTTGGCCTCCGTCAAATTCGCGAGAAATCCCGGTAATTTCAGATTGATACGTTCGAGTGTTTCTTCGATGAAAGCTCGAATGCCCACCGAAAGGGTGTGGACGTTGAGATCGGCAGCTTTCGAGGTGGATActgagaggtggagataaAGGCGATGGGCAAGGAACAGAGATAGAAGGGTCGAGAGAGCCATGAGGGTCAACGCTGTCGTGACCAACAAGAcgggaaggaggaatgtCACTGAATATTTACAGCATCAAATTAGCAAGTAGTAATAACAGCCTTCACTCGACGTAACTCAATCGAAAGTTGGTATATGTGGAAACCGTGATGCGGAGGACAGATACTCACTGGCGAACAAGACGGTTCCAGCCAACGCAGCGACTATGATGTATGTCATGTTAGCAATTGCGGCCTAGTCACGAGTCGTCTAAGCCATATCCGCTTACCTGCAAAAAGAATTATGCCGATAACGGATGCAGCGACGAAGAACGCAGCGATCGAAGCGACGGTAAGTGTCGCGAGGATGGCAAAGCCGCTACAGTCGGGAGAAAAACGAACAGGGCTCAGTGAGATCACCATTTTATGGCACAATCAAGGCGTGCACTTACAGGAAAAGCGCGACTGGGATGGCACTGATGATCATCCAGAGAGCAATGAAGGTCTATTGGGATGACATGGTCAGTCATGATTGTGCAGTCTGAACAAACGATATTGAAAAGAATGGAAGCTAAACGTACAAAGAGGACTGGACGATTCTCAGCGAACGACCGGATCTTATCGGCATAAGGACGAGCGGCGAGCTGGAACCTGTTTTGGCAAGGTACGTCAGCTTCAGATAACGCCGAAGCGTAAAATTGTGTAGCTGCACCACTTTTGCAGACGACTCACTTGTCCGATTGTTCCCTCACTCTACGGACAGTGCCTTCCACCGCACCTCGAACGTCCTTGAcgacttcttcgtcacTTCTCACCCCTTGGACTGACGGACGACCGATGTCGACATGCTCGTCATCGTGCCGCTGCACTTGGTTCGACGGAGCAGCCATACTTGCTGAACTGATCGTGGATTCTCCACTGGGTTCAGAAGAGTCGAAAGAGCTTGCTCTAGACCCAATCTCCGAATGCGACTGCGAGTGCGAGTGAGAGCGATATCCTCCCTCGCTTACAGATTTCATACTGGGTACGGTCTCGGTGTATGACATCAGACTcggtgacgaggacggtGGTGAGATCTTGACGAGGTCGGAcatgtcgtcgtcgtcgtttcGAGCTGTTGAGTGCGGCATTGTGCGGAGCCGATTGCCTGGAGCGAGTGAGTGTTGCAGGACGGAGTAAGAAGAGTAGACAGAGAATGGGGCAATGGAcaggaagaaagggaaaaggaGTATACGGTTCagaggtcgaagatggAACGAGTCGGTGTGTGAAAATGAAAATGGATTGAAATGAAAATGCGCGATGAATGACGACGGTTACTAACCTGCCCCGGTTGAACGCGtctcatccagctcaaATAACTTGTTTGTTCAACCCACTTTACCCGTTCCCAGCCTTTTGGTGTGTGACGTCGTACGTGCTGCCGGCTCTCTGAATCAGTCTGACCTCTCTCGAATGGACTGACAAAGGAGCTAagcttcatcttcaactCACCCGCTGAGCCACAAGAGTCGACGTAACACACTCGAGATGAATCAGACACCTGACATCGTCGCCAATCTCCTTGCCAACCCTCCTCCCGAGCTAGAAAGAATCATGAACGATCCTCGAACGACGGACGAAGCCAGACAAGCcgtcaaggagatcagTGTGgtctcaccacctcctgctGGGACCGGTACCGGTGTCTCCAGTGCGACTGGAGGCCACGGGATcagtggaggagatcaaagtAGGGATGGCAGATTACAGGTCGTCAATGAGAAACAAGAGTTCACGTGTGTATCTCATcgcatctctctccacctttTGCAGCTCAAAAAAGAACAGGATTGTGGACTGATGAACATATATACCATCTGTCGCTCGCAGGAAACAGCTCTCACCGTACCTTTCCAAATGGAACTTGCTGGACAAGGGATTCGCGTACGACGTCGTCGCCGTCTTCGGATCCCAGTCGACCGGAAAATCCACACTGCTGAATCGATTGTTCGGCACAAGCTTCGATGTCATGGACGAATCGAAGCGACAACAGACCACAAAGGGGATATGGATGTGTCCTTCAAAGTACGGGAACACGCTGGTCATGGATGTGGAGGGCAcggatgggagagagaggggcGAAGATCAGGACTTTGAGAGGAAGTCGGCGCTCTTCAGTTTGGCTAGTACAGAGGTCTTGATCGTCAACCTCTGGTGAGCCCCTTCTTTTCGTTTTTGAGAGCTACAGAAACACCCAGTGAAGGCAAAGAGCTGAGACAAATAATTCAGGGAACACCAAATTGGACTGTATAATGGTGCAAATATGGGTCTTCTCAAGACAGTCTTCGAGGTGAATTTGGGACTGttcggtggaggtggtgatACGAACAAGCCGAGGTGAGCTCATCAGCCTACCCAAGTCCTTAGCGGAAGGGACTATACCTATATTGACGCTCTACGCTTCACAATCTTCAGACCACAAGAGAAGACTCtcattctcttcgtcatccgagATCATGTCGGTTCAACACCCATGTCAAATTTGACTGCCACTCTTACCCAAGAcatggagaagatctgggCAAGCCTATCCAAGGTGAGCCCTTGAACTTCAGGCTTGCTTGTTAGCGTGCTGCGTGCGGAAGGCTCACAAAGGTGTGTGTCGGTCACAGCCCCAACACCTCGCCGACGCAACCCTCTCATCATACTTCGACCTATCCTTCGCAGCATTACCGCACAAAGTCCTCATGCCCGAAAAATTTGAAGAAGCCGTGCTGGAGCTGAGAAAGCGATTCACTGATCGATCAAGAGAGGACTATGTCTTCCAACCGTCATATCACAAGCGTATACCCGCAGACGGAGTTGGATTTTACATGGAGGGTATTTGGGTAAGCCCAGCTTGAAGCTTTACGTGACCAATGCTAAGGGATGTGTTTGCAAATGCAGCAACAGGTTCTTTCCAACAaagatctcgatcttccaACACAGCAGGAACTGTTGGCTCAATTTCGATGCGATGAAATCTCAACAGTTGTGACGGAGGCTTTTTTGGCCAGCTCGAAAGTTGTCCGACGGCCTGTAGAAGTTGGAACCGTTGTGGATGGTCTCGGAGCTTTGATGCGAGATTGGCTGAATACTGCTTTGGGTACGCTGGCGAGAGACTCCGTGGGATGCAACCGATTGCTGATTCATCATGGCTCCACAGGCCGATTTGACCGCGACGCTTCCAGATATCACGCTGGAGTGTATCAACGAAAGCGTCTTGACCTGCTTGCATCCCTGcattcatctctctcaccccTCTTCATGGGTCAGATGAAGAATCTGCATAAGGTTGAGACGGCCAAATTCTCCAAGGCGATCGTTGCCGGTGTTAAGGAACCAGGGTATGACTTCGGGAATGTTGTCAAGCAAGGCAAGGAAGGTGCTCGAGCGAGGTTTGTCGAGGCCGCGAAAGGTCTGTTATTGCCTCTCTACTACCTCAGTCATCGATGCGGACAGCTGATGTGCGGCATTAGAGGTGCAGATCGAGGGGACAGATTGGGAATACGAGCATGAGCTCGCGTTACTCGAAGACGACTTGAGATTGATTGCCGACCAATGTCGGGCAGATGAGACCAAGAAAATGGTCAACGCGATTGAGGTATGTACTGGATGCCGTTGTTCTCGCTATACCGTGGCACTAAAATGGCTTCATGTAGCGTACTGTCAAGAGACAACTCTTAGAACCTGTAGAAGTGGCTCTAAGCCAGCCGTCAACGAAAATGTGGGATACGGTACTTGAGACTTATCGAAGTGTCAGtgaga of Kwoniella newhampshirensis strain CBS 13917 chromosome 3, whole genome shotgun sequence contains these proteins:
- a CDS encoding homoserine O-acetyltransferase gives rise to the protein MSSSTAQSLPNPTDKNPYSALIQQQIALIPSFQLESGTTLTDVPVAFKTWGKLNERRDNCLVICHALTGSADVEDWWGPLLGPDRAFDPTRFFIFCANVIGSPYGTVSSVTTNPDTNKPYGPEMPGSSVKDDVRLHYSILRSLGVKLVAAAIGGSMGGMTVLEWPLNTPPGFVRAIVPLATSARHSAWCISWGEAQRQSIYSDPDYRDGYYYESEDGTIDLTQQPTRGLAAARMAALLTYRSRDSFESRFGRRAGVGGKSKVPKGGVRIMGGKETTDPSVPSESDLRTPREKAWREHNDGYRSSSNVMSRRGSDSGRSSHSHGDGDGQGEGEGSKAVTKVAETGTATNGDKKLGTGGDNTPKIFSAQSYLRYQGDKFTGRFDANCYIHITRKLDTHDLSHPSNDSSLSSLSFALPPLPAEVEDADASQNVEEPDYTSRLTHALSLEPPALVIGIESDGLFTTSEQKELAAYIPDAELVVIPSPDGHDGFLLEFEAINGWVEGWLMRKMPEFYGERVVPLEEYGKEQEGGDGWGVKKESVFGEAEADVTRW
- a CDS encoding protein SEY1, with protein sequence MNQTPDIVANLLANPPPELERIMNDPRTTDEARQAVKEISVVSPPPAGTGTGVSSATGGHGISGGDQSRDGRLQVVNEKQEFTKQLSPYLSKWNLLDKGFAYDVVAVFGSQSTGKSTLLNRLFGTSFDVMDESKRQQTTKGIWMCPSKYGNTLVMDVEGTDGRERGEDQDFERKSALFSLASTEVLIVNLWEHQIGLYNGANMGLLKTVFEVNLGLFGGGGDTNKPRPQEKTLILFVIRDHVGSTPMSNLTATLTQDMEKIWASLSKPQHLADATLSSYFDLSFAALPHKVLMPEKFEEAVLELRKRFTDRSREDYVFQPSYHKRIPADGVGFYMEGIWQQVLSNKDLDLPTQQELLAQFRCDEISTVVTEAFLASSKVVRRPVEVGTVVDGLGALMRDWLNTALGRFDRDASRYHAGVYQRKRLDLLASLHSSLSPLFMGQMKNLHKVETAKFSKAIVAGVKEPGYDFGNVVKQGKEGARARFVEAAKEVQIEGTDWEYEHELALLEDDLRLIADQCRADETKKMVNAIERTVKRQLLEPVEVALSQPSTKMWDTVLETYRSVSESGEEAYLVKAKSYNCTEEENAAAIAVLRARIWLSLRRKLEEQTSDATILATLRSNFEERFRYDEAGVPRVWKPADDIEAAFRRSKDDTLALLPLFANISPSSPSLLPTLPSPEASFDSESDPTPFDPSTAFVLLSPTKLLSIETRFKREADAAYVEAKRSMVSSVAQIPLWMYGVLVVLGWNEAMAVLFNPLYFAMLLVLGASAYIVLQLGLAGPLLQVSRTVINEIRRIATEKLREAFADVPEAQRILTEPVSASSNGGNATDGLRHEERQRGDLLGEKILEK